The genomic region AGTCAACGGGTGCAAATTTCATAAATTTGTTCAGATGGAACAACAGCAGCTTCTCTGTCCCCTCCAAAAGGTCAAAGGGCCCAAGCCAAAGTTCTTCTATGCCACACTGAAAGCTATCAGCCACCCTCCTCAGTAAATGTCACCGCTGGGAGAGATTAATGGGATGCGGCCACCAGTTAACAAAAGTGTGATTATTTGTGCAAACTCATTCAGATGTGAATTGGACAGAACGTCTCATTAGTCCGGAGCTGTCTCAGTTATTGACACATAGCAGAAGTTCTTTTTCTAAGAAAGtttgttcatctttttttttcattatcataGCGCTGACTCAGTCGTGTTCCTGTTCAGCTTTCATTTTGtgtctgttgactgtttttaatgtaatttagtGTCTGAGCAACAAAGGAAATTGAAAAGGATTTATGTCATTTGTTAATGATTCAGCTGTTTCAGGATATTGTGTCttctacatatttatatatatatatacagtataaatatttaTACACTTTCTATCAAATTTGTAGTTTTAATTCTGCTTATGAACTTTGGGTTAATAAATTGTCCTTAAGCAACCTTTTATTTGAATGATTTCAACTGTCTTACCGCATTTAACTTTCTAACACCTACCAATTCAACCACAAGACATGAAGATAATGACATCTAATTAACATCAAATATGTGCAGCCGCTCCACATTTCAATTCAGTCAGTTGTGTTAAATATTTCAGCTGCCTTTATCCAGTTATGTTGAATCTATTGGCCATGAAAACATCACTTTTACTGAGTGAATAATCAGTGTTTTAggcatataaaaaaaacttgtttggAATAGTCTCTTATCTTATGTGGTCTCAACCTCTCTGAAAACTTCAAAATGTGGTTTCTCGCTATCTTTACAGCAGTCTTAAAGTTTGACATTGTAATAAATCTGAAATAGAGGCTTTAATATAGGTGGACCACTCCAAAAGTGGTGTTAAAGGACACTTAAGGATCTTACAGTCAGAACATTAAAGCAAGCAAGGAAACCAGTCGAGTCTGTCCCGCTTTATATCAAAAGAAAGGATGTGTATCAGTGGTGAGTCTGGAATGAGTGATCATACACACAGTTCAGGAGACAGTTTGTCTCTGactaaaaacattttgattcaTCTTTTCGTGGGTGGAGGGGTGACCTTTCATCGCACCATTTTGTCTCGTTTTGCAGACGCGTTGGTGCACGGACGATGGCATCAGAACGAAGTTTTTGATTCGATTTCTTGGCTTCCTCTTTATTTATCATTTGCAACTGTTacataagtatgtttttttccattttgacCTAAAAACAGAACGCTTGTGGTCTGCCTGGCTAAAAGTGTGATAATATTTCTTCTATGTATCATCAGCCACTATATCTGACTCAGGATAATATTAGTGCtgtgacttcctgctttattcTCAATGTTCCATTTCCTTCTTTGCTGCAATCTgcagaacattaaaaaacatctttcagGCTCTCTATCTGTCTCACAGACTGTAATACACTGTCTTTCCTGTAATTGTCTGTGTGTTCTGGCCACAATGTCGACACAGCACTCTTAAGATacaaacagagcagaaacactCACACAAGAGTCACGATTCATATACAGGTTACGGGCAGAGAATAATCGACTCTCTCACTGGCAGGGGTTGAgcgagaagagaaagaggaagtgcATCTTTagtgaggaggaagtgaggaggtGAAGTCAGGAGGCTGCAGGGCCTGAACTATAATCCCACTGACAGAAATCTGAAAGGTTTGTTCTCCTACGCAGGTCACAAAAGTCTAGAAAAGTCTGGAAATTTAATTAGCTTATCTGCAGGTCTACAAGATAAATTCATGAGTGTGAATCATACTGAAAATTGTCTGCTATCACTAAATCTTGTCTTTAAATTTAGATGTAAAATGCATAGAAACAAGAAGTTAGTGTGGTCTAGGAAGATTTTGtcactgcacattttttgcataaTTATGATTATCTATAGCAGGATTAtcactgaaacactctcattagACACATATTCTGCAGGCTTTTGCATAGGCATTTCTTCTATTTACATGAAAAAGTCATTTCCTTCAGATAGCACTGAGAGCtgagagtgagtgaatgaaaTTTTCGTTGAGAGACATATGACTGAATGAACTGCCCACGcacagctaaaaataaaacttggTGGTCTGCAGAGTCAAAGACAGGAAACCGGACAGTTTCAGGTGCATCTAAAGTCAAATGTGCCTAAAAAGGAAAGGCTAATATTTCAgttatcttaaaaaaagaatgaggaAATGCTGCTGAGTTTCATCTCAAGACTGCAGCTGACAGGTGTGAGAATGATAAGGTTTACAACATGCCTGCATTATATGAAAATAATCCTAAATATGACAAATATGAATTTTTGATATTTGCTGTCCTTTGCTATCATTTGGAACATAACTGCATTAACAGACTTTTTTCATGATGATTTCAGTCTGTTGTCTACATCATTTGGGAGTTATACGGTGTCCGATGAGCTTACTTTTACACACAAATTATCACTTAAGTCTGCAGTTCCCTTCACATCaacaaagcttcttttttttttccggCCAACAACTTTTACTTCAGTCGGCTTCACCACTCTCACCAGCATCATTTCAAGCCACATGAGGCATCTATTTCCAGTGAAAGAACAAGAAACAGACAAAGCAACTAGCTGAAGAGCAGCGTAGAatgtttagcagctaaagagtgGGTGGCgaccaaaacagagctgaaagaaGGGTGAAAATAAATGCTGATCATTAACCAACTGTTTAACACATTCATCGCTTTTTAACACATACAACTTGTTGCGCTGCCAAAAACATCACacctttaagacattttaaaccttttttttttttaaatgaagatatTTTCCCTCTAGTAAGAACAGCCCAGCCTCTAATATAACACCTGTTAGCGTGAAGACCAGTTTCGGTTCCTGTTTCTGTAAGTAcataacctttaaaaaaacaaaggggagagagagaggccaagTAATGGACCTTGAGAGTACAATCACGCGAcacggagagagacagaggacaggaagagtgCGGCCGTCAGGATATAAGTGGCACGATTGCATTGCGCAACGTCTGCATACAGACATGCAGAAACCTCAAACAGGCTGATAAAACTGTCTGGACAAAGATAGAATCATGTGGCtagaaacagcaaacacacaaacatccgcctacatacacagacatatttTACCTTAAGCTCAAACcctgaaatatatttttgattagAAAAAATATGTAAGTTGTTAGTCATGCTTAAAGTGAGTTTATCTGTATGGAAGGAATGGAGTTTCCTTGTCCTTCATCATGACCCCAGAGACTTTGGAGTCATGTGTTCCTGTCTTCCTACTGACTTGACATTTCTCTATAAAACTGAGAAATCTTGCAGAAGTTGATCTGAAACTATGAAGTGAGGTCTCTGATATGCTTTCAGTATGAGGCGACCAAccttgagcacacacacacacacccccacacacacaatcaaacaatcacacaatcacacaggaATGCATACTAGGTGATTTGGCAGCAGTAGTGAAGAGTATTCTTGCACTTCTCATCAAGTCCTACCCTGATGTACCCTACACTGAACCAATTTGACAGCTACAGGCCTGTTTGCACATTTCTCCACACCTGCCTGtagctgtcaaacacacacacacacatacacacacacattcatcagtGATCAGGCTGGCAGTTGAACTGTTCTGCAGATGTGTGAAAGGTCAAAGCAGATGTGGAGAGAGATGCGAGAAGAGGTGACACAAAGTACAAAGGAACATGTTAGAGTTGTCAAGCCTGTAACCAAATGTGTTCTTCATACGCCTTTTCATTAACCCAATATCGTATGTCACTAACTGGTTTTACTGGTGTTTAAGATGGAAAATGTTCTGAAACTACATTTTAACCAACTCCCAGAGAAATCCTGCCTGCCAGCGTTAGTGATCTCTCAACCGACCACACCTACAATTTGACACGCATTACTGCCTTTTAAAAAGGGACACTCCACAAATCTTACAACTAAAGGCTTAAGTCTAATAACCCCCTGAAGATGTAATAGTGATGTCACCAGGGTTGCCTTGGCTTACACTTGAAGATGGCaaatttgtaataaaaaaacaaactggcaGAGAGGGTCTAACAAAAAGATGCTAATGGTTATGGGAAATGccttatgggaaatgtaggatttcAGCATTTTCTAAAGTATGAGCGGGGGGAATAAAAGTCAAAATATAAatccttttgatttttttcaaataaaatgaaatatgatgaatGAAATATTATATTGCTGGAGAACCTCATATTAACCTAATATTTGTCCCAATGGAAACTGCTCCACTCTGAACTTTAAGTCCctctatttaacatttataagcTCTCTATAAACAGTTGATTCATGGTTTTTAGCACACTATAATGAAGTTGATTATTAGTGTTTTATGTCTCCATGAGTTGTAATTGttaacaaatactgtacatatacataaTGGACACTTGAAGTAATGTGTTTTGATGgtaaatataatgaaatgaaactgtcATTGAACACAGCATTAGTATTTAAGCCCAGTGATTTATTATCTGAcaggtgacattttttttttaaagctacagCCACCTGCTCAGTCCGACCAATGCACAGTTTACACAGTTCATATGGTTTTCAGCTCTAgatgatgtaataatataataatatttcctTCTGTTAAGTGTGCAAAATGTGAGTAGCTGTGTTCAGTGTCACGGTCAAAAGGCAAAGTCCAGTTTCCAGATATATAAGTGAGATGCAGTTAAAACACAATGCcagccatttaaaaaaagcaggtCACTCTGGGCAAAGTCtcaagagcacacacacacacacaaacacacacacacacaggctgtaaATGTGTCCACAGCTTGTTTTGGATATTCTAAGGAGGAAATGTTAACCCATATaagcataaacaaacaaatggtGAATGCATGAAAACCATAACATGCACTGTAggctgagtttgtgtgtgtgtgtttgcgtgcgtgtgtgtgtgcacacctCTTTTCCAATGAGTTCACAGAGAGTTtaatgagaaagacagaagttTGTCGTcctgtttttcttccctctttccgtctgaaagaacagaggaggggagaggcAGAATTAGGAAATGTACTCTCTCAGAATGTAATCCTGTTACTTTGGGAGGATTTTCCCATCTAGAACGTAGTGCAGTAGCAGgtggggaaagaaagaaagaacgaaagaaagaaagcaagaaaaaaaaaagacggatGAAGAGGGATGAAGGGGATAAAGAGCTGCAGCAGTGGAGGGAACAGTCTGTACCTGCCAACCAGACACAGACAGGTTTCATCCAGCCAGCATTCATCATGTCAgcatctttttctcctcctttaaGTCCCTTCTCACTCTTTCGTCATCCTGGACTTCGGATAAACACCCACatgttcccctctctctctctctctctctctctctctctctgcagcattCTTCAACATGTCAATTagcagtttttttcccctctatcttccttttttttccatcttgtaCTCCTGCCCTCCTCTCACGGTATCTTTGCAGTTAAAATGCACAGCGTGTCGGACACAAACCAGCACCCCATTAACTGTCGCCACAGCAACCGAACAACAGAATCGATGCGGAGTCatagaaaggaaagggagaaagacgagaaatagaaagagagagagcaagaaagaaagTCGTTGTTTCGTTTTCTTGAGGCTCGACTTTAACGGTGTGATTAAGTGGTTGGAAACGGACcgaaacaacaaaaacagagcgtggcagagggagggaaagtGGAGGATGAGGTCAGACCGTTTTACTATCCCGTTCGGTCCAGAACAAAAAGTCTTTTTAACATGAATAACTGCGTGTGATTGGCTCCTGGCAGGACAAACACACCGACGGGAAGTGGTGATGTAGCAATTAGAAGAGTTTTCATTTACAGATCCACTTTAGAGAAATATTTCAGGTTTAGGCCtcttttattattagtttatttacaGACAGCACAGCTGtttctgaaaaacacacagacacattgcAAGGGATGAATTAGTTTCATATTTAGTTTGTATATACAAACAACCATAAACAATTCAAATAATATCTCATAAAACTGTGATACTTTGTGCAGGAAGTATTTTAATGGCAACCTTATGACCCCTTTATCACTGGTAAAATCCCAGTTTTCATGCTTCCTCCAAAACAGTAGCAAcaatgtttgtccattttgaGGAAGCCCATATGAAACCCTCTCATGTGTTAGTGTCCTGGGCTGAAAATATTCTAATTCTCCCTGCTTTGGTGGCATATAGGATGATTAATCAGtccagaaaaacacaaaacagaacgGAAAAAAGCTCCACTCTTTTGGCTCTGCAGAGAAGATCCAGAACGTAGTCGGAGCCTCGACCTGTCAAACAAAAAGCTGTCATATTGTTTCATAttgcagagaaacagaaacgCAGCAgtacaaaaaacatatttcccaGTCGCTTTATAAGCAAGGCAGACATTTTATAAAAGAAGAGCCAAGCCGCTTTCTCAGCTTGTTAAAGTGAAGCCTGGAGGCCGAGCTGCTTTTGGCAAATCCAtatactttctgtgtgtgtgtgtgtgttcaagtgaAGTGGCTGGCTCCAACCACACTGTGGCTTGGTATACCAATTATGGGTTTGACCATGCaaacactctcactctcttttctctctcgcactcacacacacacgcagaaggTGGCCCATGCCTACCCTTCAATAGTTGCACTCTGTGTCTCAGGCTGTTCTCTAATGAGCTAATCCGCTCTGAATAAATCCCAAATAATTATTCAAGTCCACTGACGGAAGGAATCTGAAATGAGACATGTGCTTAGTCCTTAAAAGAAGTGCATCAACTGCAAGTTTATCTTCAACATCTTTTCAGCGTTAGCGTCTTTCCCCTTctcaaaaaaaagggaagaagcagcagctttgcagtccacaaaaaaaaaaaaagtcaaatgtctCCCAAGTTGTCATAGATGATATCAGGTGACCTCAGCGGTGCTTGGTGGCTGTACCACGAATTAGAAGACGAAGGTTTCTGTTTAGACACTTTGCTATACAGCTCCCTCCccccatttcctcctcctcctccttcaccccaaatgttgttgttgttgttgttcacatTGCTGCCAGGTTTCCCAGGGGGCAACGGTACGGGCTCCTTCCGTCCAAAAGGGTTCCTGCTAGGCTTTGGCGCGGTGGTCGGTTTGGGCCACCTCGGCGCTGGAGGTCCGCCACGGCCCAGCTGCGGAGGAGAGTGTTTTTGGGATTCCGAcgcctcctcctgcctcctgtgGCTGTGAGGCTCCAAACGGGCCTCGTTATAAATAGTCATCCCCGTAGTAACGCACGTGCTCGCCATGGCGCAACCCTCCGGCTCGTCGTATATGTGCTCCAGAGGCAGAGCGGGAGGAGTTAACGGCCCTTCTGCTTGACCTCCCGGGGGTCGCCTGGTGTTATTCACCCCTCTcgctccccctcttcctcccgtGTTTCCGGCTCCGTTCAGATTCAGCCCGCTGGTTTTTTGGCTCAGCTCCAGGTTGATCTGGTCATACAAATGCGAATACAGGTCTGGTGGTTTCCTGTGGTTGGTGCTTCCGTGATGAGTATCCCCTCCCGAGTTCTCGTCGCCCACCGGTCGGAGGCGCGGGGTGGGCACTGGAGGATTTGACGGGTTGCTTGATTGGTTCTGGCCCTTGATGCTGTCCACCGGGTCAGAGTAGAGGCAGTCGGAGCTGTGCACCCGGACTGAATCGGCCGGCTCAGAATAGAGACATCCGAGGTCATCGGCAGAAGAAAGACCTTTTGCTCCTCCCTGCCCTCTGGGAGACCGCGGAGGAGTTGTTCCTCCTCCCATGACTCCCAACATGGCCGGCGGTTCTGGTAAACTCCTCCCTTTGTGTACCGCTCCTACCGCACCGCCTCCTtgcccccttcctcctcccgctccatctcctccctctctcttcccgAGCACGCCGTCTGCAGAGCCCGGTTTGCTGCCGCCCGAGTCGTTGTCCGCCTCCcgactgctgcagctgctgctgtctcCTCCGCCGGGGTTGCGTATGTGCTGCAGCGACTGGGGGCATTCCATATCAAAGTTTATGGGGCAGCTGAGGTGACGCTCCTCAGCCTGCACCTTCTGCGATTGGATGGCCTGGTCCACCAGCGTGAAGATCTCGTTGCCTTGCTTGGTCTCGAAGGTGAAGTTGCCGGGGCCCGAATCGCAACGTCGGCCCGCCTCGAACGAAAACATCAcctggagaagaggagaaagggaagaatgaagcaaggagaaaagaagaagaagagtgtgaGCATATAAATAAACAAGCATATACATcagtgtgtctgcagagagTAATGGACGCTGGTCACAGTAGTTCCTGCTCTCTTATCCAATCAACacttgaaaaaaaatcttttctcTCATAATATCTATTTTTATTGCTTCATTTTACTatcaccacttttttttttaatcataaactTCCCCCACCTGACATCTTTCACAAATGCCAAACACCTATCATTTCCACATTACTATCAATAAAGTCATCTTTTTTATCTTGCAAGCTGAAACCCCGATGACCTTACACAtgcataaatataatataatgttcaGACAATTCTTAAAGGTCAGCTGGTATTTTTAGATGCTTGTCTCATTCTTTGAAGCATCAAGGTGACAAAATCACCAGAATAAAAAGCACAATATCCTCTTTGACACTGAGCAACTGACCACATGCACATACAGCTGCTAAAATTATTATTTGCACTTGTGAGCTGTGATCAATCGCCGTGCTTAAATTAAACAAACTGCACATCCTCTGTCTGTACTTGTTAGTTGTGTCAGagttcaacctttttttttttttcttctcacaaGCCTCATGCACCCACCCGGTCTCTCCCATATCTCCTCAGCAGCTTGTAGGGCCACACCAGAATTTTCTTCTTCGTCTTTGGGTCCTTACAGATCAAGATGTCATTTTCTGCTTTTAGCCAGTAGTTGCCAGCCAGCCCGCAGCGCTCTGACGCCTCAGTACGCTGAACGCTCACCCAGAACTCGTTCACTGCAGGGAGAAATATAAGAAAaggtttgtttttgctttgatTCATTTCAATTCTCCTAATTATAAAGGATATTTTTTTGCCTAATTCATAGATTGTGTCCTTACCCTCCTCTCTGGAGTAGTAGATGAGGTTCTCAGACATCTGCAGGTCATGTGCTCCTCCATTAGAGTCTACAGAAGAACTGCTGgtgcctcctcctccctgtgaACGCACAGAGCAATGgcagtttttttattaatatttaattatattattaaactACACCCACATGCAGGAGTTTGGATTATGTGCTGTGCTTTGTAgactgagaaagaaagaatgaaagaaagagagaaaaagagtacCACAGATGGATTCTTCCCCATGGAAACTCCCTTCAGCTTCCTCTCTGAACTGTGTGatgatcgtgtgtgtgtgtgtgtgtgtgt from Scomber japonicus isolate fScoJap1 chromosome 22, fScoJap1.pri, whole genome shotgun sequence harbors:
- the dok1b gene encoding docking protein 1b; this translates as MDTHVKEGQLYVQHQKFGKKWKKNWFVLYPASQNGIARLEFFDSPSGGGGVTGGGSGSGSNEKTRKLDKKIIRLSECISILPSLTESCPKENMAAFCVETNDKTHVFAAEKNTAKDWMDTMCDIAFQGGGGTSSSSVDSNGGAHDLQMSENLIYYSREEVNEFWVSVQRTEASERCGLAGNYWLKAENDILICKDPKTKKKILVWPYKLLRRYGRDRVMFSFEAGRRCDSGPGNFTFETKQGNEIFTLVDQAIQSQKVQAEERHLSCPINFDMECPQSLQHIRNPGGGDSSSCSSREADNDSGGSKPGSADGVLGKREGGDGAGGGRGQGGGAVGAVHKGRSLPEPPAMLGVMGGGTTPPRSPRGQGGAKGLSSADDLGCLYSEPADSVRVHSSDCLYSDPVDSIKGQNQSSNPSNPPVPTPRLRPVGDENSGGDTHHGSTNHRKPPDLYSHLYDQINLELSQKTSGLNLNGAGNTGGRGGARGVNNTRRPPGGQAEGPLTPPALPLEHIYDEPEGCAMASTCVTTGMTIYNEARLEPHSHRRQEEASESQKHSPPQLGRGGPPAPRWPKPTTAPKPSRNPFGRKEPVPLPPGKPGSNVNNNNNNIWGEGGGGGNGGRELYSKVSKQKPSSSNSWYSHQAPLRSPDIIYDNLGDI